One part of the Aurantibacillus circumpalustris genome encodes these proteins:
- a CDS encoding 3-hydroxyanthranilate 3,4-dioxygenase: MVTRPFNFKKWIDDNRHLLKPPVNNKVVYKDTDFIVMVVGGPNSRKDYHYNEGEEFFYQLEGDITVQIQEDGKAVDVPIKAGEIFLLPAKVPHNPKRTANSIGLVVEHKKKNGEKDGLMWFCENCNHKLHEAYFTLTDITTQFQGEFKRFYESKDLRTCKKCGTIMEPPPVIA, translated from the coding sequence ATGGTAACACGCCCCTTTAATTTCAAAAAATGGATCGATGACAATCGTCATTTACTTAAACCACCCGTAAACAACAAAGTTGTTTACAAGGACACTGATTTTATTGTGATGGTTGTTGGCGGCCCAAATTCGCGGAAGGATTACCATTACAATGAAGGAGAAGAATTCTTTTATCAATTAGAAGGAGACATCACCGTTCAAATACAAGAAGATGGAAAAGCTGTTGATGTTCCAATTAAAGCAGGAGAAATATTTTTGTTACCTGCGAAAGTACCGCACAACCCAAAGCGTACTGCAAATTCCATTGGTTTAGTAGTTGAACATAAAAAAAAGAATGGCGAAAAAGATGGGTTGATGTGGTTTTGTGAAAACTGCAATCATAAACTTCATGAAGCTTATTTTACGCTTACAGATATAACCACACAATTTCAGGGAGAGTTTAAACGGTTTTACGAAAGTAAAGATCTAAGAACCTGCAAAAAATGTGGTACGATTATGGAACCACCGCCTGTAATTGCATAG
- a CDS encoding aspartate-semialdehyde dehydrogenase — protein MKIAVVGATGLVGTKMLEVLAERNFPVTELIPVASERSVGKQLEFKGKKYTVHSMEQAIAAKPQIALFSAGGDTSKEWAPKFAEAGITVIDNSSAWRMDATKKLVVPEVNAHVLSKTDKIIANPNCSTIQMVVVLNPLHKKYKIKRVVVSTYQSVTGSGIKAVNQLMNERKDGTSNEMAYKYKIDLNVIPQIDVFLDNGYTKEEMKMVNETKKIMGDDTIRVTATTVRVPVHGGHSESVNIEFENEFKIEAVFDLIKSTDGVILEDDIKNQIYPMPMNAHNKDGVFVGRIRRDESQDKTLNLWVVADNLRKGAATNAVQIAEYLLQNNLV, from the coding sequence ATGAAAATTGCAGTTGTTGGTGCAACCGGACTGGTTGGCACAAAGATGTTGGAAGTTTTAGCAGAAAGAAATTTCCCAGTTACAGAATTAATACCGGTTGCTTCAGAGCGCTCGGTAGGAAAACAATTGGAGTTTAAGGGAAAGAAATATACTGTTCATTCGATGGAGCAAGCAATTGCAGCTAAGCCTCAAATAGCACTGTTTTCAGCAGGTGGCGACACTTCCAAAGAATGGGCTCCAAAATTTGCAGAGGCAGGGATTACTGTTATTGACAATTCTTCGGCATGGCGTATGGATGCTACTAAAAAGTTAGTTGTTCCTGAAGTAAATGCACATGTTCTTAGCAAAACAGATAAAATCATTGCTAACCCAAATTGCTCAACGATTCAAATGGTGGTGGTTTTAAATCCGCTTCATAAAAAATATAAAATCAAACGTGTGGTTGTTTCAACATACCAAAGCGTGACTGGCAGCGGCATTAAAGCAGTGAATCAGTTAATGAACGAACGTAAGGATGGCACGAGTAATGAAATGGCATATAAGTACAAAATTGATTTAAATGTGATTCCACAGATTGATGTTTTTTTAGACAATGGCTACACCAAAGAAGAAATGAAAATGGTAAACGAAACTAAAAAAATTATGGGGGATGACACTATTCGTGTAACTGCCACAACTGTGCGCGTACCAGTGCATGGAGGACATAGCGAAAGTGTAAATATTGAGTTTGAAAATGAATTTAAAATTGAAGCTGTTTTTGATTTAATTAAAAGTACCGACGGGGTGATTTTAGAAGACGATATTAAAAATCAAATTTACCCTATGCCAATGAATGCGCACAATAAAGACGGTGTGTTTGTAGGAAGGATTAGAAGAGACGAATCGCAGGATAAAACCTTAAATTTATGGGTGGTAGCCGATAATTTACGAAAAGGTGCTGCTACCAATGCAGTGCAGATAGCAGAGTATCTCTTGCAAAACAATCTGGTGTAG
- a CDS encoding CvfB family protein, protein MIEIGKINTLTVLRETAVGFYLGDTEGGEVLLPNSYIKEKPSVKEKIEVFIYKDSEDRLIATLRKPIVKLNDFACLRVNAASDIGAFLDWGLEKELFVPFSEQKFNMEEGRYYVVRVFLDDVSKRIVGSSKLEKFLSNEEMKLEGGQEVEIMITEESPLGYSCIINGMHKGLIYHNDVYQDLFVGDEQIAYVKLIREDKLVDISLQKGGFKNVLSATEIILEYLENNDGFLNLHDKSNPEEISEKFAMSKATFKKSIGVLYRHRKVLIKPDGVYLVVNKEGTEEQSEEQTQEGE, encoded by the coding sequence ATGATAGAGATTGGAAAAATAAACACCTTAACTGTGCTAAGGGAAACAGCTGTAGGTTTTTATTTAGGAGACACAGAAGGTGGCGAAGTATTACTGCCAAATTCATATATAAAAGAAAAACCAAGTGTTAAAGAAAAAATTGAGGTTTTTATATACAAAGATTCTGAAGACCGCTTAATTGCTACACTAAGAAAACCAATTGTTAAACTAAACGATTTTGCTTGTCTAAGAGTAAATGCGGCGAGTGACATTGGTGCTTTTCTTGACTGGGGCTTGGAAAAAGAACTATTTGTACCTTTTAGCGAGCAGAAATTTAACATGGAAGAAGGGCGCTATTATGTGGTACGAGTGTTCTTGGACGATGTGAGCAAAAGAATTGTTGGCTCAAGCAAACTCGAAAAATTTCTCTCCAACGAAGAAATGAAATTAGAGGGGGGACAGGAAGTTGAAATTATGATTACTGAAGAATCACCGCTTGGATACAGTTGTATTATTAATGGTATGCACAAAGGACTAATTTATCATAACGATGTTTACCAGGATCTCTTTGTGGGAGATGAACAAATCGCTTACGTAAAATTAATTCGTGAAGATAAATTGGTGGATATTAGTCTTCAAAAGGGTGGCTTTAAAAATGTGCTTTCTGCCACAGAAATTATTTTAGAATACCTCGAAAACAACGATGGATTCTTGAATCTACACGATAAGAGTAATCCAGAGGAGATTTCAGAAAAGTTCGCGATGAGCAAAGCCACATTTAAAAAATCAATTGGCGTTTTGTATAGACATAGAAAAGTTTTAATAAAACCTGATGGTGTTTATTTGGTTGTGAATAAAGAAGGCACAGAGGAACAATCAGAAGAACAAACTCAGGAAGGCGAATAA
- a CDS encoding DMT family transporter, with protein sequence MKSKTLSWLILIVLAIVWGSSFILMKRGMDAYDSDEVAALRISIAFLFLSPLLLKHRPINLKKYFKGLFIMGVFGNLIPAFLFTKAETQISSSLAGMLNALTPLFAVLVGFVWLKVKPTGIKISGIIVGFIAASCLMLFDKTDDMFQNVIYSLLIFIATLCYAISINGIKKFLSDLNSVAATVWAFSITGPIALVYLFGFTDFTEHVVSSPLALSSLGYVSILAIVGTALSVILFNVLIKEAGVVFASSCTYLIPVVAVLWGLFDGETINFAQILSIIAIILSVYLINRDQKFALK encoded by the coding sequence GTGAAATCTAAAACCTTGTCTTGGTTAATACTTATTGTTCTTGCAATTGTGTGGGGCAGTTCTTTTATTTTAATGAAACGAGGTATGGATGCATATGACAGCGATGAGGTGGCCGCTTTGAGAATTTCAATTGCCTTTTTATTTCTCTCCCCCCTTCTTTTAAAACACCGCCCTATTAATCTAAAAAAGTATTTCAAAGGTCTGTTTATAATGGGTGTTTTTGGAAATCTTATCCCTGCATTTTTATTTACTAAGGCCGAAACGCAAATTAGCAGCAGTCTTGCGGGAATGCTGAACGCACTTACACCTTTGTTTGCAGTTTTAGTTGGTTTTGTGTGGCTGAAAGTAAAACCAACCGGAATTAAAATATCAGGAATAATTGTTGGGTTTATTGCCGCAAGTTGTTTAATGCTATTCGATAAGACTGACGATATGTTTCAAAATGTAATTTACAGCCTATTGATTTTTATTGCCACTCTGTGTTATGCCATTAGCATTAACGGTATTAAAAAATTCCTAAGCGACCTTAATTCTGTAGCCGCAACGGTTTGGGCATTTTCGATTACCGGACCAATCGCTTTGGTTTATTTATTTGGATTTACGGACTTTACCGAACATGTTGTAAGTAGCCCTTTAGCCTTAAGTTCATTAGGATATGTATCTATTTTAGCCATTGTGGGGACGGCTTTGTCGGTAATTTTGTTCAATGTTCTGATAAAAGAGGCTGGAGTCGTTTTTGCGAGCAGTTGCACCTATTTAATACCCGTTGTGGCAGTCTTGTGGGGTCTTTTTGATGGGGAAACCATTAACTTTGCCCAAATTTTAAGCATTATTGCCATTATTTTGAGTGTTTATTTAATTAATCGCGACCAAAAATTTGCACTTAAATAA
- the rplU gene encoding 50S ribosomal protein L21 yields MYAIVEIAGQQFKVERGNKVYVHRLEANEGEKIEFDKVFLLDNGGKISVGNPTVEGAKVAATVISHVKGDKVIIFKKKRRKGYQKWNNHRQSLTQILIQGVLAKGDKLEAELTAERVVRVQGLRRKPVETAETVATEVKAPAKKAAPKKAAAKKAAAPKKAAAKKTTTKKKED; encoded by the coding sequence ATGTACGCAATTGTAGAAATAGCCGGGCAACAATTTAAAGTGGAACGTGGAAACAAAGTATACGTTCACCGCCTAGAGGCTAACGAGGGCGAGAAAATTGAATTTGACAAAGTTTTCCTTTTGGATAACGGTGGAAAAATTTCAGTTGGAAACCCTACGGTAGAAGGCGCTAAAGTAGCAGCCACAGTAATTAGTCACGTTAAAGGTGACAAAGTGATCATTTTCAAAAAGAAACGTCGTAAAGGCTATCAAAAATGGAACAATCACCGTCAAAGCTTAACTCAAATCTTAATTCAAGGTGTGTTAGCAAAAGGCGACAAATTAGAAGCAGAATTAACAGCTGAGCGCGTTGTACGTGTTCAAGGTTTAAGAAGAAAACCAGTTGAAACTGCAGAAACTGTTGCTACAGAAGTAAAAGCTCCAGCTAAAAAAGCAGCTCCAAAAAAGGCAGCAGCAAAAAAAGCGGCAGCTCCGAAAAAAGCAGCAGCTAAAAAAACAACAACTAAGAAAAAAGAAGACTAA
- the rpmA gene encoding 50S ribosomal protein L27 translates to MAHKKGAGSSDNGRDSHSKRLGVKIFGGQTCIAGNIIVRQRGTKHNPSEGVGMGKDHTLYALVDGKVVFKKKRDDRSYVSVVPVEG, encoded by the coding sequence ATGGCACACAAAAAAGGCGCGGGTTCATCAGATAATGGTAGAGATTCGCATAGTAAACGTTTAGGCGTGAAAATTTTCGGTGGTCAAACTTGCATCGCAGGTAATATCATTGTTCGTCAACGTGGCACAAAACACAATCCTTCGGAAGGTGTTGGTATGGGAAAAGATCATACTCTTTATGCTTTGGTTGATGGTAAAGTAGTATTCAAAAAGAAAAGAGACGATCGTTCGTATGTATCGGTTGTTCCTGTAGAAGGATAA
- the serS gene encoding serine--tRNA ligase — MLQLTYIRDNKEDVLKRLAIKNFKDAEAIINSVIDLDNSRKAAQKEADDTKAEANSLARQIGDLMKSGKKEEAEVLKAKTAELKNTEKSLDEKQKSIETEVHKLLVTVPNLPNLSVPVGKTPEDNEVVSEDGVKPTLHAGAKPHWELTTKYDIIDFELGVKLTGAGFPVYKGKGARLQRALINFFLDRATTKGYNEVQPPILVNADSGYGTGQLPDKEGQMYHATEDNLYLIPTAEVPITNMYRDVILKESDFPIKNCGYTPCFRREAGSYGKDVRGLNRLHQFDKVEIVQIAHPQESYKILEDMKDYVAGLLKELGLPYRVLKLCGGDMSFGSALTYDLEVWSAAQQRWLEVSSVSNFETFQTNRLKCRYKDEKGKTQLAHSLNGSALALPRIVAALLENNQTENGITIPKVLVPYCGFDNIN, encoded by the coding sequence ATGTTACAACTTACCTATATCCGCGACAATAAAGAAGATGTTTTAAAACGTTTAGCTATTAAGAATTTTAAAGATGCTGAAGCTATAATTAATTCAGTTATTGATTTAGATAATAGCAGAAAGGCGGCGCAGAAAGAAGCGGACGACACCAAAGCAGAGGCAAACTCCTTAGCCAGACAAATTGGTGATTTAATGAAATCTGGTAAAAAGGAAGAAGCAGAAGTACTGAAGGCTAAAACAGCTGAATTAAAAAATACCGAAAAAAGTTTAGACGAAAAGCAAAAAAGCATTGAAACGGAAGTTCATAAATTGCTGGTAACGGTTCCGAACTTGCCGAATTTATCTGTTCCGGTTGGAAAAACTCCGGAAGATAATGAAGTTGTTTCTGAAGATGGTGTAAAACCAACCTTGCATGCAGGTGCAAAACCACATTGGGAACTAACAACCAAATATGATATAATTGATTTTGAATTAGGGGTTAAGTTAACTGGTGCTGGATTTCCTGTATATAAAGGAAAAGGCGCACGTTTACAAAGAGCTTTAATTAATTTCTTTTTAGATAGAGCCACCACAAAAGGATACAATGAAGTGCAGCCGCCAATTTTGGTGAATGCCGACAGTGGTTATGGTACTGGTCAGTTACCTGATAAAGAAGGTCAAATGTACCATGCAACAGAAGACAATTTATATTTAATACCGACGGCCGAGGTGCCTATTACCAATATGTACCGCGATGTAATCTTAAAAGAGAGCGATTTCCCAATTAAAAATTGTGGTTACACCCCTTGTTTCAGAAGAGAAGCGGGTAGTTATGGAAAAGATGTTCGTGGTTTAAACCGTTTGCACCAATTTGATAAAGTAGAAATAGTACAAATTGCCCATCCACAAGAGAGTTATAAAATTTTAGAAGACATGAAAGATTATGTGGCGGGTCTTTTAAAAGAATTGGGATTACCTTACCGTGTTTTAAAATTGTGCGGTGGTGATATGAGTTTTGGAAGTGCGTTAACCTACGATCTTGAAGTTTGGAGTGCTGCCCAACAACGCTGGTTAGAGGTAAGCAGCGTGAGTAATTTTGAAACTTTTCAAACGAATCGTTTAAAGTGCCGATATAAGGATGAAAAAGGTAAAACACAATTGGCACATAGTTTAAATGGCAGCGCATTGGCTTTGCCACGCATAGTAGCGGCGCTATTGGAAAATAACCAAACTGAAAATGGAATTACTATTCCTAAAGTACTGGTTCCTTATTGCGGTTTTGATAACATTAACTAA
- the ybeY gene encoding rRNA maturation RNase YbeY, with product MAVTFQIQEIKFKLEKAATIKLWIKKIIELEKKKQGQINFVFTNDEEILKTNIQYLNHNTYTDIITFDYCEGKIINGDIIISIDRVKENSDKLGVDFTEELHRVIIHGTLHLCGYKDKSKEDATLMRKKENWALKKV from the coding sequence ATGGCTGTTACATTTCAAATTCAGGAGATTAAGTTTAAGCTAGAGAAAGCTGCAACGATTAAATTGTGGATCAAAAAAATCATAGAACTTGAAAAGAAAAAGCAAGGCCAAATTAATTTTGTATTTACAAACGACGAAGAGATTTTAAAAACAAATATTCAATACTTGAATCATAACACCTATACCGATATTATTACGTTTGATTATTGCGAAGGAAAAATAATTAATGGCGATATTATCATTAGTATTGATCGTGTAAAAGAAAACTCAGACAAACTTGGAGTGGATTTTACAGAAGAATTACATCGTGTAATTATTCATGGAACTCTCCATCTTTGTGGTTATAAAGACAAATCAAAAGAAGACGCAACGTTAATGCGGAAGAAAGAAAATTGGGCACTTAAAAAAGTATAG
- a CDS encoding energy transducer TonB, with protein sequence MLKYILYSFFFVSTINAQLFSEQFEAQASGGKGQIEQVIETQLTLPKTILTSNFDVHVNALFDLDSSGHATNIKFKTGVNNALRNETKRILRFIRFTKTQNEAYETYPYSFSFPISTSRYNKFLKQRLRLNLKKGIQIDSSFIVYAKADRAPEYYKNGEEGMNDYILSEMEYPKLAIEKSVEGTVVIEFIVEANGYVTDLTIKQGLGAGCAEEALRILKLTRWQPAIINEKYVRYKVSYPITFSLRNVNRDASSSIGQ encoded by the coding sequence ATGCTTAAGTACATTTTGTATAGTTTTTTCTTTGTTTCAACAATTAACGCCCAACTTTTTTCAGAACAATTTGAAGCGCAAGCTTCAGGCGGGAAGGGTCAGATTGAACAGGTTATTGAAACACAACTTACATTGCCAAAAACGATTCTCACGTCAAATTTTGACGTGCATGTAAATGCGCTTTTTGATCTCGATTCTTCAGGACATGCCACAAACATCAAGTTTAAAACAGGTGTTAATAATGCGCTCAGAAACGAGACCAAGCGTATTCTTCGTTTTATTCGTTTTACAAAAACACAAAACGAAGCATACGAAACATACCCCTACTCGTTTTCATTTCCGATTTCTACTTCGCGCTATAATAAATTTTTAAAACAGCGTTTGCGTCTTAATCTTAAGAAAGGAATTCAAATAGATAGCAGTTTTATTGTCTATGCAAAAGCAGACCGAGCTCCTGAATATTATAAAAATGGTGAGGAAGGTATGAATGACTACATTCTTTCAGAAATGGAGTACCCTAAACTTGCCATTGAAAAATCAGTTGAAGGTACTGTTGTTATTGAATTTATTGTGGAGGCTAACGGATACGTAACCGACCTTACAATAAAACAGGGCCTGGGAGCTGGTTGCGCCGAAGAAGCATTACGTATACTAAAATTAACACGATGGCAGCCAGCTATTATAAACGAAAAGTACGTCCGGTATAAAGTAAGTTATCCTATCACCTTCAGTCTCAGGAATGTTAATAGAGACGCATCTTCTTCAATTGGGCAGTAG
- a CDS encoding DUF5686 and carboxypeptidase regulatory-like domain-containing protein: MSKTFTVLFFIFLNLPFVSQIYILSGKISDKTEALPFATVIVKGSNYNTISNVNGLYNLKLPAGNYEIVFQYIGYARKTEKVILNENKTLNIFLNPDAISLKEVEIKAGEDPAYPIMRQAIKNRKHYLNQLDAYTCNAYIKGLQKINGIPKNIRGLIKLAGGELSDTNEIKGVIYLSESVSKYHFQKPEKEKEIMLSSKVSGDNKSFSFNKLSDMKLNFYNNLILLGNVSDRPFISPLNENAFLFYRYYLMGTVQGEGKTINKIKVVPKHKTDPCFSGVIYIQDSTWRITSIDLMLSKEAKINFIDTLNIKQLHASIVGDSLWMPLSLNLTFDLHAFGFEGNGYFNANLSAYDLNPVYPKNFFNNEILKVEDDANKKDSIYWENIRTTPLTQEEINDYRKKDSISKIRDTDRYKDSVDKQRNKLKLRDIFFGYEYNKTKKNFNVLLPGLIANGIQYNTVEGLNLSYKFSINKTFEDFRRFTVSGRARYGFSNKLWGGEVGFNYYYKPKSFSNFGFKIKSIAEQYNQLDPISPLINSMYSLLLNENYMKVFKETGVEGNYFTELSNGVFFTGIVRYMQRDPLRNTSDILIIDDRSKLFTSNDPRNAFTHDSMFSTNRAFTTEFTFTFRFKQRYYSLPDQKVLAGSKYPRLSVTYKRAFPILNTSADYDLLSASLSDRIRLGLFGNLAYRIRGGGFIDTKKLFFMDFKYFLGNQTIFNTNDYLSSFRLLPYYTFSADRWFSEIHAEHHFQGFIISQIPLIKRLKIQEVIGGHFLTSNKLKYYYEINFGLEKIFRIIRLDYVLGYAPDTKLKQGFTLGINLSF; encoded by the coding sequence ATGAGCAAAACATTTACGGTACTTTTTTTTATATTTCTTAATCTGCCATTTGTTTCGCAAATTTACATTTTATCGGGAAAAATATCAGATAAGACCGAAGCGCTTCCTTTTGCTACGGTTATAGTGAAAGGATCGAATTACAACACAATTAGTAATGTAAATGGTCTCTACAACCTAAAACTTCCGGCCGGTAATTACGAAATAGTTTTTCAATACATTGGTTACGCCAGAAAAACAGAAAAAGTTATTTTAAACGAAAACAAAACGCTAAATATTTTTCTTAATCCCGATGCCATTTCCTTAAAAGAAGTCGAAATTAAAGCGGGCGAAGACCCAGCCTACCCTATTATGCGGCAGGCAATTAAAAACAGAAAACATTATCTCAATCAACTCGATGCGTATACTTGTAACGCTTACATTAAAGGACTTCAAAAAATAAATGGCATTCCTAAAAATATTAGAGGACTTATAAAACTAGCCGGCGGTGAGCTTTCAGATACGAATGAGATAAAGGGTGTTATATACCTGTCGGAAAGTGTAAGTAAATATCATTTTCAAAAACCTGAAAAAGAAAAAGAAATTATGCTCAGCAGTAAAGTGAGCGGTGACAATAAATCGTTTAGTTTTAATAAGCTAAGCGATATGAAATTGAATTTTTATAACAATCTTATTTTGCTTGGAAATGTAAGCGATCGTCCATTTATTTCGCCATTAAATGAAAACGCTTTTCTGTTTTATAGATACTACTTAATGGGCACAGTTCAAGGAGAAGGCAAAACAATAAACAAAATAAAAGTAGTTCCAAAACATAAAACAGATCCTTGTTTTTCTGGGGTAATATATATACAAGACAGTACCTGGAGAATTACAAGTATTGACTTAATGCTTAGTAAAGAAGCAAAAATTAATTTTATCGATACCCTTAACATCAAGCAATTACACGCTTCTATTGTTGGCGATAGTCTTTGGATGCCACTGAGTTTAAATTTAACCTTCGATTTGCATGCTTTTGGTTTTGAAGGCAACGGTTATTTTAATGCCAATTTGAGCGCGTATGATTTGAATCCCGTTTATCCAAAAAACTTTTTTAATAACGAAATTCTAAAGGTAGAAGATGATGCTAATAAAAAAGATTCTATCTACTGGGAAAACATACGGACCACACCTTTAACTCAGGAAGAAATAAATGATTATAGAAAAAAGGACAGTATTTCTAAGATAAGGGATACAGATAGGTATAAAGACTCTGTTGATAAACAAAGAAATAAACTTAAGCTTAGAGATATTTTTTTTGGGTATGAGTATAATAAAACAAAGAAGAATTTTAATGTCTTACTTCCAGGACTCATCGCGAATGGCATTCAATACAATACCGTTGAAGGATTAAATTTGAGTTATAAATTTAGTATTAACAAGACTTTTGAAGATTTCAGGCGTTTTACTGTGAGTGGGAGAGCGCGGTATGGCTTCAGCAACAAATTGTGGGGAGGAGAAGTAGGCTTTAATTATTATTACAAACCCAAATCCTTTTCAAATTTTGGCTTTAAGATTAAATCTATTGCGGAACAATACAATCAACTCGATCCTATTTCACCGCTTATCAACTCAATGTATTCACTTTTGTTAAATGAGAATTACATGAAAGTTTTTAAAGAAACAGGAGTGGAAGGAAATTATTTTACGGAGCTTTCAAACGGTGTATTCTTTACGGGTATTGTGCGCTACATGCAACGTGATCCACTAAGAAATACAAGTGATATTTTAATTATTGATGATCGATCTAAACTATTTACAAGCAACGATCCAAGAAATGCGTTTACCCACGACTCTATGTTTAGCACTAACAGAGCCTTTACAACTGAGTTCACTTTTACTTTCAGATTTAAACAACGGTATTATTCGCTTCCAGATCAAAAAGTACTTGCGGGTAGTAAATATCCAAGATTAAGTGTGACTTATAAAAGAGCGTTTCCCATTTTAAACACGAGTGCCGACTACGATTTATTAAGCGCCAGTCTTTCCGATAGAATTAGATTGGGTTTATTCGGTAATCTGGCTTATCGCATAAGAGGCGGCGGATTTATTGACACAAAAAAATTATTTTTTATGGATTTCAAATATTTTCTTGGAAACCAAACAATCTTTAATACCAACGACTACTTAAGTAGTTTTCGATTACTCCCTTATTATACTTTTAGTGCTGATAGATGGTTTAGTGAAATTCATGCGGAGCATCATTTTCAAGGCTTTATAATTAGCCAGATCCCTTTAATTAAACGTTTAAAAATACAAGAAGTAATTGGCGGCCATTTTTTAACCAGCAACAAATTAAAATATTATTACGAAATAAATTTTGGCTTAGAAAAAATATTCCGAATTATTCGTTTAGATTATGTGTTGGGTTACGCACCTGATACAAAGCTGAAACAAGGCTTTACCCTTGGTATTAATTTATCATTTTAA
- a CDS encoding DUF4159 domain-containing protein encodes MRRFKKLFLFFALIFSFSVLNFSFVGAPYSYQIALLKYNGGGDWYANLETSLPNLVKFCNAQIKTNINPEQAIVDAGSVELFNYPFIHMTGHGNVIFSNQEAENLRNYLIAGGFLHVSDNYGMDKFIRPQLKKIFPELDLVELPFTHPIYHQKFDFNSGLPKIHEHDNSAPKGFGLIYKGRLVCFYDFECDLGDGWESTEIHNDSEEGRTKALKMGANIISYAFMGFDKK; translated from the coding sequence ATGAGACGCTTTAAAAAACTTTTTTTATTTTTTGCCCTAATTTTTTCTTTTAGCGTCCTTAACTTTTCGTTTGTTGGCGCTCCTTACTCTTATCAAATCGCTTTACTAAAATACAATGGTGGTGGCGACTGGTACGCTAACTTAGAAACCTCTCTACCTAATCTTGTCAAATTTTGTAATGCTCAAATAAAAACCAATATCAATCCTGAACAAGCGATTGTAGATGCCGGAAGTGTTGAGCTGTTTAACTATCCATTCATACACATGACAGGTCACGGTAATGTTATTTTTTCGAATCAGGAAGCTGAAAATCTTCGCAATTATTTAATCGCTGGCGGTTTTTTACATGTGAGCGATAATTATGGAATGGACAAATTTATTCGTCCCCAATTAAAAAAAATATTTCCCGAACTAGATCTTGTTGAATTACCTTTCACCCACCCAATTTATCATCAAAAATTTGACTTTAATTCGGGCTTACCAAAAATTCACGAGCACGATAATTCTGCGCCGAAAGGATTTGGGCTAATTTATAAAGGTCGTTTAGTCTGTTTTTATGATTTCGAATGTGACTTAGGCGATGGTTGGGAAAGCACAGAAATTCACAACGACAGTGAAGAAGGACGCACTAAAGCTTTAAAAATGGGAGCCAACATTATATCCTATGCTTTTATGGGCTTTGATAAAAAATAA
- the folP gene encoding dihydropteroate synthase: protein MSTKISEIKPIEYSCKGKIITFNAPLIMGIVNITPDSFYDGGKYSTVKDVLNDVEEKIKQGAHIIDIGAASTRPNAIELSDTEEWERLKENLNEIRKTFPNTLISVDTYRASIAKQSAEYGADIINDIGGGNLDKNMFATVAELDLPYVLMHIQGTPQTMQINPHYQNVLQEIKSNFELKIELLAKLNFKKIILDPGFGFGKTLENNYTLLKGIDQFSNLGFPILAGISRKAMINKVIGTNPVTALNGTTVLNTIALLNGAQLLRVHDVSEAKQAIELTEFYKNA, encoded by the coding sequence ATGAGCACTAAAATTAGTGAAATTAAACCAATTGAATATTCCTGCAAAGGGAAAATTATAACATTTAATGCGCCACTTATAATGGGCATTGTTAATATAACACCCGATAGCTTCTACGATGGTGGCAAATACAGTACTGTTAAAGATGTTCTGAATGATGTAGAAGAAAAAATTAAACAAGGAGCTCATATAATAGACATTGGTGCAGCTTCTACCCGTCCAAACGCCATAGAACTAAGCGACACAGAAGAATGGGAGCGTTTAAAAGAAAATCTGAATGAAATCAGAAAGACCTTTCCAAACACTTTAATTAGCGTAGATACTTACAGAGCTTCGATTGCAAAGCAAAGTGCAGAATACGGAGCAGATATAATAAACGATATTGGCGGTGGAAATCTTGATAAAAACATGTTTGCTACGGTTGCTGAACTCGACTTACCATACGTTCTCATGCACATTCAAGGCACTCCACAAACCATGCAAATTAATCCGCATTATCAAAATGTTCTACAAGAAATCAAAAGTAACTTTGAATTAAAGATTGAATTGCTCGCAAAACTTAATTTCAAAAAAATAATTTTAGATCCCGGCTTTGGTTTTGGTAAAACACTTGAAAACAACTATACACTTTTAAAAGGCATTGATCAATTTAGTAATTTAGGCTTCCCTATCTTAGCCGGAATTTCAAGAAAAGCGATGATAAATAAGGTAATTGGAACAAATCCCGTCACGGCTCTTAATGGCACCACTGTACTTAACACCATTGCGCTTTTGAACGGCGCTCAACTTTTACGTGTGCACGATGTTAGTGAAGCAAAACAAGCTATAGAATTAACAGAGTTTTACAAGAATGCATAA